A stretch of the Carassius carassius chromosome 6, fCarCar2.1, whole genome shotgun sequence genome encodes the following:
- the LOC132141821 gene encoding uncharacterized protein LOC132141821, with translation MERLRAVLIVLMFLLFHQTRIYGEEVEMKVRPGDNITLYCDRSLTSGSLIVWIRNCSHENQPSLIIDFTKWGLQILKRFTSIYNRYSNSFDLHISNISDSDLGLYYCAELQRKVNKDDKGIISSSEVYYYGNRTTRLSLEEQVTSCSEPSTPPDCVLCWTMLFSVCPVCFLLFSICLFCLCCKKTTDAVTDQKDELKGRNTAECMDEEVCYASLDVITKRQKQRKTKRVQSSDFSTYAQVRTEAE, from the exons ATGGAGAGATTAAGAGCTGTTCTCATTGTGCTTATGT TTTTACTTTTCCATCAGACAAGAATCTATGGAGAAGAAGTGGAGATGAAAGTCAGACCAGGAGACAACATCACTCTCTACTGTGATCGCTCTCTAACTTCTGGTTCCCTCATTGTATGGATAAGAAACTGCTCTCATGAAAATCAACCCTCTCTCATAATAGATTTTACGAAATGGGGACTGCAAATACTTAAGCGCTTCACCTCTATCTACAACCGCTACAGTAATTCTTTTGATCTACATATTTCCAAcatcagtgactctgatctgggACTGTACTACTGTGCAGAACTACAGAGAAAGGTAAACAAAGATGACAAAGGCATCATCTCCTCATCAGAAGTGTATTATTATGGAAACCGAACAACTCGTCTCTCTCTGGAAG AACAAGTGACTTCCTGTTCTGAACCCTCTACACCTCCTGACTGTGTGCTCTGCTGGACGATGCTGTTCAGTGTGTGTCCGGTGTGTTTTCTCCTCTTCTCCATCTGTTTGTTCTGCCTCTGTTGTAAGAAAACTACAG ATGCTGTGACAGATCAAAAAGACGAGTTAAAAGGTAGAAATACAGCTGAG tgcaTGGATGAAGAGGTGTGTTATGCATCCTTGGACGTGATCACCAAGAGACAAAAACAACGCAAGACAAAGCGAGTGCAGAGCTCTGACTTC